In one Cronobacter dublinensis subsp. dublinensis LMG 23823 genomic region, the following are encoded:
- the kduD gene encoding 2-dehydro-3-deoxy-D-gluconate 5-dehydrogenase KduD, which produces MMLEKFSLAGKVAMVTGCNTGLGQGMALGLAAAGCDIAGVSRRPARETAAKVHALGRRFVAIEADLASAPPQALVTQTVDALGRVDILVNNAGIIRREDALNFSEQDWDEVMDLNLKALFFLSQAVAKQFIAQGCGGKIINVASMLSFQGGIRVPSYTASKSGVLGLTRLLANEWAPFGINVNGIAPGYMATNNTQALREDAERNEEILARIPAGRWGKPEDLQGPVIFLASAASDYVNGYTLAVDGGWLAR; this is translated from the coding sequence ATGATGCTGGAGAAATTCTCGCTTGCCGGAAAAGTGGCGATGGTGACCGGATGCAATACGGGTCTCGGACAGGGCATGGCGCTGGGGCTTGCCGCCGCCGGGTGCGATATCGCGGGCGTCAGCCGTCGCCCGGCGCGGGAGACCGCCGCCAAAGTGCACGCGCTTGGTCGCCGCTTCGTCGCCATCGAGGCGGATTTAGCCAGCGCGCCGCCGCAGGCGCTCGTCACGCAAACCGTCGATGCGCTGGGCCGGGTCGATATTCTGGTGAATAACGCCGGGATTATCCGGCGCGAAGACGCGCTGAATTTCAGCGAGCAGGACTGGGATGAGGTGATGGATCTCAATCTCAAGGCGCTCTTTTTCCTCTCGCAGGCCGTCGCGAAGCAGTTCATCGCTCAGGGCTGCGGCGGCAAAATCATTAACGTCGCTTCGATGCTCTCGTTCCAGGGCGGCATTCGCGTGCCCTCTTACACCGCGTCGAAGAGCGGCGTGCTCGGCCTCACCCGCCTGCTCGCCAACGAATGGGCGCCTTTTGGCATTAACGTCAACGGCATTGCCCCAGGCTATATGGCGACCAATAACACCCAGGCGCTGCGCGAAGACGCTGAACGTAATGAGGAAATTCTCGCACGCATACCGGCGGGCCGCTGGGGGAAACCCGAGGATTTACAGGGGCCGGTGATTTTTCTCGCCTCGGCGGCGTCGGATTATGTTAACGGCTACACCCTGGCGGTGGACGGCGGCTGGCTCGCCCGCTAG
- the pfkB gene encoding 6-phosphofructokinase II has translation MVRIYTLTLAPSLDSATLTPQIYPEGKLRCSAPVFEPGGGGINVARAIVHLGGSATALFPAGGATGEHLVSLLHDEQVAVETISARDWTRQNLHVHVESTGEQYRFVMPGAALTDDELRQLEEKVLAIEPGAILVISGSLPPGVGVEKLQQLIKAARQKGIRLIVDSSGDALAAALEVGDIELVKPNQKELAALVKRSLDAPDDVRQAAMELVQQGKARRVVVSLGPQGALGVDGSDCVQVVPPPMKSQSTVGAGDSMVGAMTLRLAQDAPLLDMVRYGVAAGSAATINQGTRLCSQENTDRIYHWLKH, from the coding sequence ATGGTCCGTATTTATACGCTTACGCTGGCGCCCTCGCTCGACAGCGCCACGCTTACGCCGCAAATCTATCCTGAAGGGAAGCTGCGCTGTAGCGCACCGGTGTTTGAGCCGGGCGGCGGCGGTATTAACGTCGCGCGCGCGATTGTTCACCTGGGCGGCAGCGCGACCGCCCTCTTCCCGGCGGGTGGCGCCACCGGCGAGCATCTGGTCTCGCTGCTTCATGATGAACAGGTCGCGGTGGAAACCATCTCCGCCCGCGACTGGACGCGTCAGAATCTTCATGTGCATGTGGAATCGACCGGCGAGCAGTACCGTTTTGTGATGCCGGGCGCGGCGCTGACCGATGACGAACTGCGCCAGCTCGAAGAAAAAGTGCTGGCGATCGAACCCGGCGCGATCCTGGTGATAAGCGGCAGCCTGCCGCCTGGCGTCGGCGTGGAAAAACTTCAGCAACTGATTAAAGCGGCCCGCCAGAAAGGTATTCGCCTGATTGTCGACAGCTCCGGCGACGCGCTGGCCGCCGCGCTGGAAGTGGGCGATATCGAGCTGGTAAAACCGAACCAGAAAGAACTGGCGGCGCTGGTGAAACGTTCTCTCGACGCGCCGGATGACGTGCGTCAGGCCGCCATGGAACTCGTCCAGCAGGGCAAAGCCCGCCGCGTGGTGGTCTCGCTGGGGCCGCAGGGCGCCCTCGGCGTGGACGGCAGCGACTGCGTGCAGGTCGTGCCGCCGCCAATGAAAAGCCAGAGCACCGTCGGCGCGGGCGACAGCATGGTCGGCGCCATGACGCTGCGTCTCGCGCAGGACGCCCCGCTGCTGGATATGGTGCGTTACGGCGTGGCCGCCGGCAGTGCCGCCACCATCAACCAGGGCACGCGACTCTGCTCGCAGGAAAACACCGACCGCATCTACCACTGGCTCAAACACTAA
- the ghoS gene encoding type V toxin-antitoxin system endoribonuclease antitoxin GhoS has translation MSNGEVTRYVVTITFHEKSLTDINELNNHLTRGGFLLTLADDDGKIHELGTNTFGLVSALSQDEVHNLAQGLGEAALDQKPQVSVTTFEAWLRDNDAV, from the coding sequence ATGAGTAATGGAGAAGTCACCCGCTATGTCGTCACCATCACGTTTCATGAAAAAAGCCTGACCGACATTAACGAGCTTAATAATCACCTGACGCGCGGCGGTTTCCTGCTGACGCTCGCCGACGATGACGGGAAAATCCACGAGCTCGGCACCAACACCTTCGGGCTGGTGAGCGCGCTCAGTCAGGACGAGGTGCACAACCTCGCACAGGGGCTTGGCGAAGCGGCGCTCGACCAGAAACCGCAGGTGAGCGTCACCACGTTTGAAGCCTGGCTGCGCGACAACGACGCCGTGTAA
- the eco gene encoding serine protease inhibitor ecotin, with protein MNKISTLMLSLLAAGCISTSACAGKKPAENIAPYPAAEKGMVRQVIQLPERPDESSYKVELMIGQTLDVDCNKHQLGGKFERKTLEGWGYDYYVFEPAKNADGSVMFTSTMMACPDGKKEKKFVTANLGDAGMQNYNSKLPVVVYTPKNIDVKYRLWKAEETFSTAQKQ; from the coding sequence ATGAACAAAATTTCTACGCTGATGTTAAGCCTGCTGGCTGCCGGGTGCATTTCTACCAGCGCATGTGCGGGTAAAAAACCGGCTGAAAATATCGCGCCTTATCCGGCCGCCGAAAAAGGTATGGTCCGTCAGGTTATTCAGTTGCCGGAGCGCCCGGATGAGTCATCTTATAAAGTCGAGCTGATGATTGGGCAAACGCTCGACGTTGACTGCAATAAACATCAGCTGGGCGGAAAATTCGAGCGCAAGACGCTGGAAGGTTGGGGATATGACTATTACGTTTTTGAGCCCGCGAAAAACGCTGATGGCTCCGTGATGTTCACCTCAACGATGATGGCGTGCCCGGACGGCAAAAAAGAGAAGAAATTCGTGACGGCAAACCTCGGTGACGCCGGGATGCAGAACTACAACAGCAAACTGCCGGTGGTGGTGTATACCCCGAAAAATATCGACGTGAAATATCGCCTCTGGAAAGCAGAAGAGACTTTCAGCACGGCGCAGAAGCAATAA
- a CDS encoding DUF481 domain-containing protein yields MKLFKTVPLAMLLAGGALLSQHAMADNSVFTVMDDPSTAKKPFEGNLNAGYLAQTGNTKSSSLTADSNLTWYGQTTAWSLWGNASNTSSNDERSSEKYAAGGRSRVNVTDYDYLFGQASWLTDRYNGYRERDVATLGYGRQFLNGPVHSLRFEFGPGIRYDEYTNGDTKTQGLGYASGIYTWQLTDNAKFTQGVSVFGSDDTNVNSETALDVAINEHFGLKVAYNVTWNSSPPSTAPDHTDTRTSVTLGYRM; encoded by the coding sequence ATGAAGCTTTTTAAGACAGTACCCCTGGCAATGCTGCTGGCGGGTGGCGCGCTGCTGAGCCAGCACGCGATGGCTGATAATTCCGTTTTTACTGTCATGGACGATCCTTCCACCGCGAAAAAACCGTTCGAAGGTAATTTGAACGCGGGTTACCTGGCGCAAACCGGCAACACCAAAAGTTCTTCCTTAACGGCTGACAGCAACCTGACCTGGTATGGCCAGACCACCGCATGGTCGCTGTGGGGCAACGCCAGCAACACCTCTTCTAACGACGAACGCTCCTCCGAGAAATACGCGGCAGGCGGACGTAGCCGTGTGAACGTGACCGATTATGACTATCTGTTTGGTCAGGCAAGCTGGCTGACGGACCGGTATAACGGTTATCGCGAGCGCGACGTGGCGACACTCGGTTACGGTCGCCAGTTCCTGAACGGCCCGGTTCACAGCCTGCGCTTTGAATTCGGTCCGGGTATTCGTTATGACGAGTACACCAACGGCGATACCAAAACCCAGGGCCTGGGCTATGCGTCTGGTATCTATACCTGGCAGCTGACCGACAACGCTAAATTCACCCAGGGTGTTTCCGTGTTCGGCTCCGATGATACTAACGTCAACTCCGAAACGGCGCTGGATGTGGCCATCAACGAGCACTTTGGGCTGAAAGTCGCCTACAACGTGACCTGGAACTCCAGCCCGCCGTCGACGGCGCCGGATCACACCGATACCCGCACCTCTGTGACGCTGGGTTACCGCATGTAA
- a CDS encoding fructosamine kinase family protein, with translation MWHAITRLLNEQLGAGEISQRTELPGGEIHAAWRINWAGRDIFVKCDDVTLLPCFTAEADQLSLLARSKTVTVPEVIGVGSEREYSFLLLEYLPPKPLDAHNAFLLGQQLARLHQWSEQPQYGLDYDNTLSTTPQPNAWQRRWASFFAEQRIGWQLELAAEKGLEFGDIDRIVDVVHQQLVSHQPAPSLLHGDLWSGNCALGPEGPYIFDPACYWGDRECDLAMLPLHPEQPPQIYDGYQSVLPLPAGFLARQPLYQLYTLLNRATLFGGPHLVAAQKALTHVLEV, from the coding sequence ATGTGGCATGCCATTACGCGTTTGTTAAACGAACAGCTGGGCGCCGGTGAAATCAGCCAGCGAACCGAACTGCCGGGCGGTGAAATCCATGCCGCGTGGCGTATCAACTGGGCCGGGCGCGATATTTTCGTCAAATGCGACGATGTGACGCTGCTCCCCTGTTTCACCGCAGAGGCCGATCAGCTAAGCCTGCTGGCGCGCAGTAAAACGGTCACGGTGCCGGAGGTGATTGGCGTCGGCAGCGAGCGCGAATACAGTTTTTTACTGCTCGAATACCTGCCCCCGAAACCGCTCGACGCCCACAACGCCTTTCTGCTCGGCCAGCAGCTGGCGCGCCTGCACCAGTGGAGCGAACAGCCGCAGTACGGTCTCGATTACGACAACACGCTCTCCACCACCCCGCAGCCCAACGCCTGGCAGCGCCGCTGGGCAAGTTTTTTCGCCGAACAGCGTATCGGCTGGCAGCTTGAGCTGGCGGCGGAAAAAGGCCTGGAGTTCGGCGATATCGACCGTATCGTCGATGTCGTGCATCAGCAGCTCGTCTCCCACCAGCCCGCGCCCTCCTTACTGCACGGCGATTTGTGGTCCGGCAACTGTGCGCTGGGGCCTGAGGGGCCGTATATTTTCGACCCGGCCTGTTACTGGGGCGATCGCGAGTGCGATCTGGCGATGCTGCCGCTGCACCCGGAACAGCCGCCGCAAATTTATGACGGCTATCAGTCGGTCCTGCCGCTGCCGGCGGGCTTTCTGGCACGCCAACCGCTCTATCAGCTCTACACGCTGCTTAACCGTGCGACGCTCTTTGGCGGCCCGCATCTGGTCGCGGCGCAAAAAGCGCTAACGCATGTATTAGAGGTGTGA
- a CDS encoding GNAT family N-acetyltransferase, producing the protein MNTVFSVLNDTHINACAHLYCKVYQEAPWFETSELQPIISFIQEHLRNNFFRGYVACCDENIVAVSIGFRKPWPGGVEYYIDEFFVDPAYQGKGVGSQLMDFIKVQSVNEGLNAILLNTHKGYPSDFFYRKNGFDEHQGLIILSTTLE; encoded by the coding sequence ATGAATACTGTTTTCTCCGTACTTAATGACACTCATATCAATGCCTGCGCGCACCTGTATTGTAAGGTCTACCAGGAAGCGCCGTGGTTCGAAACGTCTGAACTACAGCCCATTATCAGTTTTATTCAGGAACACCTGCGAAATAACTTTTTCAGAGGTTACGTTGCGTGTTGTGACGAGAATATCGTGGCGGTCAGTATCGGTTTCAGAAAGCCGTGGCCGGGCGGGGTTGAATATTATATTGACGAGTTTTTCGTCGACCCGGCTTATCAGGGAAAGGGCGTCGGGTCACAGCTAATGGATTTCATTAAAGTGCAGTCTGTAAACGAGGGGCTGAACGCGATTCTTCTCAATACCCATAAAGGTTATCCCTCTGATTTCTTCTACAGGAAAAATGGCTTCGACGAGCATCAGGGGCTCATTATTCTCTCCACAACACTTGAGTGA
- the proP gene encoding glycine betaine/L-proline transporter ProP has product MKLKRKKVEPISLSDVTIIDDAKLRKAITAASLGNAMEWFDFGVYGFVAYALGKVFFPDANPSVQMIAALATFSVPFLIRPLGGLFFGMLGDKYGRQKILAITIVIMSVSTFCIGLIPSYATIGIWAPILLLLCKMAQGFSVGGEYTGASIFVAEYSPDRKRGFMGSWLDFGSIAGFVLGAGVVVLISAIMGEDNFLSWGWRLPFFLALPLGLIGLYLRHALEETPAFQQHVDKLEQGDREGLQHGPRVSFKEIATKHWRSLLACIGLVISTNVTYYMLLTYMPSYLSHNLHYSEAHGVLIIIAIMIGMLFVQPVMGLLSDRFGRRPFVIFGSVALLVLAIPAFILINSNVLGLIFSGLLMLAVILNCFTGVMASSLPAMFPTHIRYSALASAFNISVLIAGLTPTVAAWLVEGTENLMMPAYYLMVVAVVGLITGFSMKETANRPLKGATPAASDIQEAREILREHHDNIEQKIEDIDKEIAELQEKRTRLVDQHPRINQ; this is encoded by the coding sequence ATGAAGCTTAAAAGAAAAAAAGTAGAACCGATCTCTTTGAGTGACGTCACGATTATTGATGATGCAAAACTTCGTAAAGCGATTACCGCAGCGTCGCTCGGTAATGCCATGGAGTGGTTTGATTTCGGCGTGTATGGCTTTGTAGCATATGCGCTCGGCAAGGTCTTTTTCCCGGATGCTAACCCCAGCGTGCAGATGATCGCCGCGCTGGCGACGTTTTCGGTTCCCTTTCTTATCCGTCCGCTTGGCGGGCTGTTCTTCGGTATGCTCGGCGATAAATATGGTCGCCAGAAAATTCTCGCTATCACCATTGTGATTATGTCCGTCAGTACATTCTGTATTGGGCTTATTCCGTCGTACGCGACGATTGGCATCTGGGCACCGATCCTGCTGTTGCTATGTAAAATGGCGCAGGGGTTCTCGGTCGGGGGCGAATATACCGGCGCGTCGATTTTTGTCGCGGAATATTCCCCTGACCGTAAGCGCGGCTTTATGGGCAGTTGGCTGGATTTCGGCTCTATCGCGGGCTTCGTGCTCGGCGCGGGTGTCGTGGTGCTGATTTCCGCCATCATGGGCGAAGATAACTTCCTGAGCTGGGGCTGGCGTCTGCCGTTCTTCCTGGCCTTGCCGCTCGGCCTGATTGGGCTTTATCTGCGCCATGCGCTGGAAGAAACCCCGGCGTTCCAGCAGCATGTCGATAAGCTGGAGCAGGGCGATCGCGAAGGCCTGCAGCACGGTCCGCGAGTCTCCTTTAAAGAGATTGCGACGAAACACTGGCGCAGCCTGCTGGCGTGTATCGGTCTGGTGATTTCCACCAACGTGACCTATTACATGCTGCTCACTTACATGCCGAGCTATCTGTCGCATAACCTGCACTATTCAGAAGCGCATGGCGTGCTGATTATTATCGCGATTATGATCGGCATGCTGTTTGTGCAGCCGGTGATGGGCCTGCTGAGTGACCGCTTTGGCCGCCGTCCGTTTGTGATTTTCGGCAGTGTGGCGCTGCTGGTGCTGGCAATCCCGGCCTTTATCCTGATTAACAGTAACGTGCTTGGCCTGATTTTCTCCGGCCTGCTGATGCTGGCGGTGATCCTGAACTGCTTTACCGGCGTGATGGCCTCGTCGCTGCCTGCGATGTTCCCGACGCATATTCGCTACAGTGCGCTGGCGAGCGCCTTTAACATTTCCGTGCTGATCGCCGGTCTGACGCCGACCGTGGCGGCCTGGCTGGTGGAAGGCACCGAAAACCTGATGATGCCAGCGTATTATCTGATGGTAGTCGCGGTCGTTGGCCTGATCACCGGCTTCTCCATGAAAGAGACCGCTAACCGTCCGCTGAAAGGCGCGACGCCTGCGGCATCGGATATCCAGGAGGCCCGCGAGATCCTGCGTGAGCATCACGACAATATCGAACAGAAAATTGAAGATATTGATAAAGAGATAGCCGAGTTGCAGGAAAAACGCACCCGTCTCGTCGATCAGCATCCACGTATTAACCAGTAA
- the hxpB gene encoding hexitol phosphatase HxpB, protein MSSPRQILAAIFDMDGLLIDSEPLWDQAELEVMATLGVDTSRRHELPDTLGLRIDLVVELWFAQQPWNGPSVAEVTQRIITRAITLVEEKRPLLPGVADAIALCKAQGLKVGLASASPLHMLERVLSLFGLRESFDALASAEHLPYSKPHPQVYLDAAAKLGVDPLCCVTLEDSVNGMVASKAARMRSIVVPAEENRSDARWALANVRLHSLTELEPWHLLG, encoded by the coding sequence ATGTCTTCACCGCGACAGATCCTCGCCGCAATTTTTGATATGGATGGTTTACTGATCGATTCCGAGCCGCTCTGGGATCAGGCGGAGCTGGAAGTGATGGCGACGCTTGGCGTCGACACCTCCCGCCGCCATGAGCTGCCCGACACGCTGGGGCTGCGTATCGATCTGGTGGTTGAGCTATGGTTCGCGCAGCAGCCGTGGAATGGCCCGTCGGTGGCGGAAGTCACACAGCGCATTATCACCCGCGCCATTACGCTGGTGGAAGAAAAACGCCCCCTACTGCCGGGCGTGGCGGATGCCATTGCGCTGTGTAAAGCGCAGGGGCTGAAAGTGGGCCTCGCGTCCGCCTCGCCGCTGCATATGCTGGAGCGCGTGCTCTCGCTCTTCGGGCTGCGTGAATCGTTTGACGCGCTCGCCTCCGCCGAACATCTGCCCTACAGCAAGCCGCACCCGCAGGTCTATCTGGACGCCGCGGCGAAACTAGGCGTCGATCCGCTCTGCTGCGTCACGCTGGAAGACTCCGTCAACGGCATGGTCGCCAGCAAAGCGGCGCGGATGCGCTCTATTGTCGTGCCCGCCGAAGAGAACCGCAGCGACGCGCGCTGGGCACTGGCGAACGTGCGGCTTCATTCTCTGACCGAGCTTGAACCCTGGCATCTGCTCGGTTAA
- a CDS encoding metal-dependent hydrolase, giving the protein MTAEGHLLFSIACAVFAKNAELTPVLAQGDWWHIIPSAILTCLLPDIDHPKSFLGQRLKWISKPVARMFGHRGFTHSLLAVFGGLTLFLLKVPESWILPADALQGLVLGYLSHILADMITPAGVPLLWPCRWRFRLPLLYPQKGNQLERVLCMALFVWAVWMPQSMTDSSAMKWSSAAINSLQNTFNRFIHHQMEQ; this is encoded by the coding sequence ATGACGGCGGAAGGCCACCTGCTTTTTTCTATAGCCTGCGCGGTATTTGCTAAAAATGCCGAGCTGACCCCTGTGCTGGCGCAGGGCGACTGGTGGCATATTATCCCTTCCGCCATTCTCACCTGCCTGCTGCCGGATATCGATCACCCGAAATCTTTTCTCGGGCAGCGCCTAAAATGGATCTCAAAGCCCGTGGCGCGCATGTTCGGCCACCGGGGCTTTACGCACAGCCTGCTGGCGGTCTTTGGCGGGTTGACGCTATTTCTGTTAAAAGTTCCGGAGTCGTGGATACTGCCCGCCGACGCGTTGCAGGGGCTGGTGCTCGGTTACCTGAGCCATATTCTCGCCGATATGATAACGCCCGCTGGCGTGCCGCTGCTGTGGCCCTGCCGCTGGCGTTTCCGCCTGCCGCTGCTCTATCCGCAAAAGGGCAATCAGCTGGAGCGAGTGCTGTGCATGGCGCTGTTCGTCTGGGCCGTCTGGATGCCGCAAAGCATGACCGACAGTAGCGCGATGAAATGGTCGTCGGCCGCGATCAACTCGCTGCAAAACACCTTCAACCGTTTTATTCA
- a CDS encoding YniB family protein, which translates to MTYQQAGRIGVLKRIAGWVIFIPATLSTIISVLKFMYEHSEKQPGINAVMLDFAHVMIEMVRFNTPFLNLFWYNSPQPDFARHANIGFWVIYLLIFVGLALQASGARMCRQARFLREHVEDSLILERAKGDDGLTREAFESRIVVPRHTVFLQIFPLYVLPVIVLVLGYLFFSLLGFL; encoded by the coding sequence ATGACGTATCAACAAGCTGGACGCATTGGTGTCTTAAAACGCATCGCCGGATGGGTGATTTTTATTCCTGCCACGCTCTCGACGATTATCTCCGTACTGAAGTTCATGTATGAGCACAGCGAGAAACAGCCGGGCATCAACGCCGTGATGCTGGATTTCGCGCATGTGATGATTGAGATGGTGCGTTTTAACACGCCGTTCCTGAATCTGTTCTGGTACAACTCGCCGCAGCCCGATTTCGCGCGTCACGCCAATATCGGTTTCTGGGTTATTTATCTGCTGATTTTTGTCGGGCTGGCGTTGCAGGCCTCCGGCGCGCGCATGTGCCGTCAGGCGCGTTTCCTGCGCGAACATGTCGAAGACAGCCTGATCCTGGAGCGCGCCAAAGGCGATGACGGGCTCACCCGCGAGGCGTTTGAGTCGCGCATCGTGGTGCCGCGCCACACGGTTTTCCTGCAAATTTTCCCGCTCTATGTCCTGCCGGTGATTGTGCTGGTGCTGGGCTATCTGTTCTTTTCCCTGCTTGGATTCCTGTAA